A DNA window from Ancylothrix sp. D3o contains the following coding sequences:
- the prfC gene encoding peptide chain release factor 3 — MSTELQTEIQSAVERCRNFAIISHPDAGKTTLTEKLLLYGGAIHEAGSVKARRAQRHATSDWMAMEQQRGISITSTVLQFEYGGKQVNLLDTPGHQDFSEDTYRTLAAADNAVMLEDAAKGLEPQTRKLFEVCRMRAIPIFTFFNKMDRPGREPLDLLDEIEKELGLETYAVNWPIGMGDRFKGVYDRHTKQIHLFERMAHGSKEARDTVINLGDPRLEELLEPDLYYKFKDELELLEEVGSELDLDKIHSGKMTPVFFGSAMTNFGVKLFLDSFLEYGLKPGARKSTAGAIEPTYPQFSGFVFKLQANMDPKHRDRIAFVRVCTGKFEKDMSVSHARTGKTIRLSRPQKLFAQERESIEEAYPGDVIGLNNPGMFAIGDTIYTGQKLEYEGIPCFSPELFAYLKNPNPSKFKQFRKGVLELREEGAVQIMYSVDESKRDPILAAVGQLQFEVVQFRMQSEYGVETYLELLPYSVARWVAGGWEALEKVGRLFNTVTVKDSWGRPVLLFKNDWNLHQVEGDHPELKLNASAPVVSGQQPEPL, encoded by the coding sequence GGAGCTATTCACGAGGCCGGTTCAGTCAAAGCACGCAGAGCACAGCGTCACGCCACATCTGACTGGATGGCGATGGAACAACAGCGGGGAATTTCAATTACTTCGACGGTGTTGCAGTTTGAATATGGCGGTAAACAAGTTAATTTATTGGATACCCCCGGACACCAAGATTTTAGCGAAGATACATATCGCACTTTGGCTGCTGCTGATAATGCGGTGATGTTAGAAGATGCGGCGAAAGGTTTGGAACCACAAACTCGCAAATTATTTGAAGTTTGTCGAATGCGAGCGATCCCAATTTTTACCTTTTTTAATAAAATGGATCGCCCCGGACGGGAACCTTTAGACTTACTTGATGAAATTGAAAAAGAACTGGGTTTAGAAACTTATGCGGTCAATTGGCCGATAGGAATGGGCGACCGGTTTAAAGGTGTTTATGACCGGCACACAAAACAAATACACTTGTTTGAACGCATGGCGCACGGTTCCAAAGAAGCGCGAGATACTGTCATTAATTTGGGTGATCCGCGTCTCGAAGAATTGCTGGAACCAGACCTTTATTACAAGTTTAAAGATGAGTTGGAATTGCTGGAAGAAGTAGGCTCAGAACTTGATTTAGACAAAATCCATTCTGGGAAAATGACGCCGGTGTTTTTTGGCAGTGCAATGACGAATTTCGGGGTAAAATTATTCCTTGATTCGTTTTTGGAATATGGTCTTAAACCAGGTGCCCGCAAAAGTACCGCCGGCGCAATTGAACCAACTTATCCACAATTTAGCGGCTTTGTGTTTAAGTTGCAAGCAAATATGGACCCGAAACACCGCGACCGTATCGCCTTTGTGCGGGTGTGCACCGGCAAGTTTGAAAAAGACATGAGTGTAAGTCATGCACGCACCGGCAAAACAATTCGCTTATCCCGTCCCCAAAAACTTTTTGCTCAAGAACGTGAGTCTATTGAAGAAGCATATCCAGGGGATGTAATTGGCTTAAATAACCCCGGAATGTTTGCCATAGGCGATACAATTTACACCGGCCAAAAACTCGAATACGAAGGCATTCCCTGTTTTTCTCCCGAACTTTTTGCCTATTTAAAAAATCCTAACCCTTCTAAATTTAAGCAATTCCGTAAAGGTGTTTTGGAATTGCGCGAAGAAGGTGCAGTGCAGATTATGTATTCGGTGGATGAATCAAAACGTGACCCGATTTTAGCCGCTGTTGGTCAACTGCAATTTGAGGTCGTCCAGTTTCGGATGCAAAGTGAATATGGCGTAGAAACCTACTTAGAATTACTGCCTTATTCTGTTGCTCGTTGGGTGGCCGGTGGTTGGGAAGCCTTGGAAAAAGTAGGCCGGTTATTTAATACTGTGACGGTAAAAGATAGTTGGGGCCGGCCTGTTTTATTGTTTAAAAATGACTGGAATTTACATCAAGTCGAAGGCGATCACCCAGAGTTGAAATTAAATGCTTCAGCGCCGGTGGTTTCAGGACAGCAACCTGAACCTTTGTAG
- a CDS encoding calcium-binding protein — translation MADYIVSSDGAAFFLSANADGLPSNPFKLSFFPQANRRLVVALDGDDFIEGTVDIDQVNGNMGNDNIFASGGDDFLMGGRGEDGLNGDDGNDFLHGNLDDDFLFGDAGNDIVRGGRGDDFLNGGEGSDLLIGELGFDVLIGGEGNDNFIVRTDSVTDPLTGQVLSNAVFNVLAADQIVDFLWEEDDKILLPGINGFTDFALEDVDVDSDGVLDAAIRTVGGYVAVVLSVSSDFLDAEDFIFEPQATAIFAGATRGLVTPPVLA, via the coding sequence ATGGCAGATTATATAGTATCAAGTGATGGGGCGGCTTTTTTTCTTTCTGCTAATGCCGATGGACTGCCTTCAAATCCGTTTAAACTCAGCTTTTTTCCTCAAGCAAATCGGCGTCTTGTCGTGGCATTAGATGGGGATGATTTCATTGAGGGCACGGTTGATATTGATCAAGTAAATGGTAATATGGGCAATGATAACATTTTTGCCTCTGGCGGTGATGATTTTTTGATGGGTGGCCGGGGTGAGGACGGCCTAAATGGTGACGATGGTAATGATTTTTTACACGGAAATCTCGACGATGATTTTCTGTTTGGGGATGCCGGTAATGATATTGTCCGAGGTGGACGAGGTGATGATTTTCTCAACGGTGGTGAGGGTTCAGATTTACTCATCGGTGAGTTAGGTTTTGATGTTTTGATTGGCGGTGAGGGAAATGATAACTTTATTGTCCGTACAGATAGTGTTACCGATCCTTTAACCGGCCAAGTTTTAAGTAATGCTGTTTTCAACGTACTAGCAGCGGATCAAATCGTTGATTTTTTATGGGAAGAAGACGATAAAATTCTCTTACCGGGAATTAACGGGTTTACAGATTTTGCTCTCGAAGATGTTGATGTAGATAGCGATGGTGTCCTTGATGCAGCGATCCGAACAGTTGGCGGTTATGTGGCTGTTGTTTTATCCGTTTCATCGGATTTTTTAGATGCCGAAGACTTTATTTTTGAACCGCAAGCAACGGCTATTTTTGCCGGCGCAACTCGCGGTTTAGTGACGCCGCCGGTGCTTGCTTAA
- a CDS encoding calcium-binding protein has product MADYVVSIDGAAFFLSPNPDGTPGNPFKLSFFPQGNRRLVVALDGDDFIDGTPDIDQVNGNLGGDNIFAYGGDDFLMGGRGNDNLNGGDANDFLHGNLDNDFLFGDAGNDIVRGGRGDDFISGGDGSDLIIGELGFDILIGGTGNDNFIVRTDTVTDPLTGQVSSNAVFNVRAADQIIDFVAAEGDKILLPGVFGFTDFALEDVDVNGDGAIDAAIRTVAGYVGVVLSNAPATLSPNDFIFDPQATAIFATATRALVTPPAFA; this is encoded by the coding sequence ATGGCAGACTATGTAGTATCAATTGATGGAGCGGCTTTTTTCCTATCTCCAAATCCGGATGGAACCCCTGGAAATCCGTTTAAACTCAGCTTTTTTCCCCAAGGAAACCGGCGTTTAGTGGTGGCATTAGATGGGGATGATTTTATTGATGGCACGCCTGATATCGATCAAGTCAATGGCAACCTGGGCGGTGATAACATTTTTGCCTATGGTGGCGATGATTTTTTGATGGGTGGGAGAGGCAATGACAATCTCAATGGTGGAGATGCCAATGATTTCTTACACGGAAATCTCGACAATGATTTTCTGTTTGGAGATGCCGGCAATGATATTGTTCGAGGTGGACGAGGTGATGATTTTATCAGCGGTGGTGACGGCTCTGATTTAATCATCGGTGAGTTAGGTTTTGATATTCTGATTGGCGGTACGGGGAATGATAACTTTATTGTGCGTACAGATACTGTTACCGATCCTTTAACCGGCCAAGTTTCAAGTAACGCTGTTTTCAACGTGCGAGCAGCGGATCAAATCATTGATTTTGTCGCGGCAGAAGGCGATAAAATTCTCTTGCCAGGAGTCTTTGGGTTTACGGATTTTGCTCTCGAAGATGTTGATGTGAATGGTGATGGTGCTATTGATGCAGCGATCCGAACAGTTGCCGGATATGTGGGCGTTGTTTTATCAAATGCCCCGGCAACTTTAAGCCCCAATGACTTTATTTTTGACCCCCAAGCAACGGCGATTTTTGCAACCGCAACTCGCGCTTTAGTGACGCCGCCGGCGTTTGCTTAA
- a CDS encoding M48 family metalloprotease produces MSLNSNNQDATFKADLQTGLNAIKQSDYPTAITHLEHLCQSQLSSSTLVKAQMGLVIAYHRTGQTNQAITLCQTLRQSNNPKIKQWADQTLATLNKKTVDPTGFIPLNEHRSADDIGFVPLQPSQPVAAKAKTPLPPPPPPPRPKELDKPQPNITPTPTPFVWRNANRIEKNWKPLPSLKLWPLYLLQVVTAYALFRVVHAVLQSAMSTTNQLLYFFRLNPIQLFYLDQSLPIAFALILLFVISPFFLDKILQVFGNLKAFSTNQLEKHSPEAVKLLKRLCGAKNLPWPVLKLLPIDLPVVFTYGNLRRNARIVVSQGLLNRLKDDEIAAIYAGEIGHILYGDFALISWSVALCQVPYLLYWQVARWGQQWQNISRWQAKFLFFCSRVISVCSYAVYWLFRLPALWLNRRRFYYSDRYSAQITGNPNALTRALLKIAAGMTEHIEKTRSTSYLLESFDVVAPVGHRQAVTIGPYIDKKPVEPLLSWDITNPYRYWLAINNSHPPLGDRLNILGGCAKFWKLDTELELNSPQKSNTPKPKLQPLILQGAPYFGVLLGLALGWGFWVVGWAGLTLRVRELYWILRDHSWLFWGFLLVGFGGGTFYRHNAFFPDISPVSLQQQASLPELLSNANALPLDSVPVRLEGKLLGRTGLLNSAAQDLLLQTDTDLIKLHCMSKFGPVGNLWGVPRPQDFLNRQVVVTGWFRRGATLWVDVQTLSAGDQRYLGGHAFWSVLSAGLATVAGIYLISRGGI; encoded by the coding sequence ATGTCGTTAAACAGCAACAATCAGGATGCCACCTTTAAAGCCGACCTCCAAACCGGCCTAAACGCCATCAAACAAAGCGACTACCCCACCGCCATCACCCACCTCGAACATCTCTGCCAAAGCCAACTTTCCTCCTCCACCCTCGTAAAAGCCCAAATGGGCCTAGTTATCGCCTACCACCGCACCGGCCAAACCAACCAAGCCATCACCCTCTGCCAAACTCTCCGCCAAAGCAACAACCCCAAAATCAAACAGTGGGCCGACCAAACCCTCGCCACCCTCAATAAAAAAACCGTAGATCCCACCGGCTTTATCCCCCTCAACGAGCACAGAAGCGCCGACGACATCGGTTTCGTGCCCCTACAGCCATCCCAACCAGTTGCAGCTAAAGCAAAAACCCCCCTACCCCCTCCACCCCCTCCACCCCGTCCCAAAGAACTCGACAAACCCCAGCCAAACATTACCCCCACGCCTACCCCCTTTGTATGGCGCAACGCCAACCGAATCGAAAAAAACTGGAAACCCTTACCCTCACTCAAACTCTGGCCGCTTTACCTCCTCCAAGTTGTCACCGCCTACGCTTTGTTTCGGGTTGTTCACGCCGTTTTACAGTCGGCCATGTCCACAACCAATCAACTGTTATATTTTTTCCGACTTAACCCCATTCAGCTTTTTTATTTGGATCAATCTCTACCTATTGCCTTTGCCTTAATTTTGTTATTTGTTATTTCTCCCTTCTTTTTAGATAAAATTCTGCAAGTTTTTGGCAATCTTAAAGCTTTTTCTACTAATCAACTAGAAAAACATAGCCCGGAAGCAGTTAAATTACTCAAGCGTTTGTGTGGAGCAAAAAATCTCCCTTGGCCGGTTTTAAAACTTCTGCCGATTGACCTGCCGGTAGTGTTCACCTACGGTAATTTGCGGCGCAATGCGCGCATTGTCGTCAGCCAAGGTTTGCTTAACCGGCTCAAAGATGACGAAATTGCGGCGATTTATGCTGGGGAAATTGGGCATATTTTATATGGAGATTTTGCTTTGATTTCTTGGTCAGTTGCCTTGTGTCAAGTTCCTTATTTGCTGTACTGGCAAGTGGCGCGGTGGGGTCAACAATGGCAAAATATCTCCCGCTGGCAAGCTAAGTTTCTGTTTTTTTGTTCACGGGTGATTTCTGTCTGTAGTTATGCGGTTTATTGGTTATTTCGTTTACCGGCTTTATGGTTAAACCGCCGTCGATTTTATTACAGCGACCGCTACAGTGCTCAAATTACCGGCAACCCCAATGCTTTAACTCGTGCTCTGCTTAAAATTGCTGCCGGTATGACAGAACATATCGAAAAAACGCGCTCTACGAGTTATTTGTTAGAAAGTTTTGATGTGGTGGCGCCGGTCGGTCATCGGCAAGCGGTGACAATTGGCCCTTATATCGACAAAAAACCGGTGGAACCTCTCTTAAGCTGGGATATCACCAACCCTTATCGTTATTGGTTAGCGATTAATAATAGTCATCCACCGCTAGGCGACCGGCTCAATATTCTTGGCGGTTGCGCTAAGTTTTGGAAGCTAGACACAGAGTTGGAATTGAACTCTCCACAAAAATCAAACACTCCTAAACCAAAACTGCAACCTCTGATTTTGCAAGGTGCTCCTTATTTTGGGGTGCTGTTGGGTTTGGCACTTGGTTGGGGGTTTTGGGTGGTTGGTTGGGCCGGTTTGACGCTGAGAGTGCGAGAGTTGTATTGGATTTTGCGAGATCATTCTTGGTTATTTTGGGGTTTCTTGCTGGTTGGTTTTGGAGGGGGGACTTTTTACCGGCATAATGCTTTTTTTCCAGATATTTCGCCAGTCTCGCTACAGCAGCAAGCGAGTTTACCAGAGCTTTTGAGTAATGCTAATGCTTTGCCGCTTGACAGTGTGCCGGTGCGTCTCGAAGGTAAGTTACTCGGACGCACCGGCCTTTTGAATAGCGCTGCTCAAGATTTGCTTTTACAAACGGACACCGATTTGATTAAGTTACACTGCATGAGCAAATTCGGGCCGGTGGGCAATCTCTGGGGTGTACCGCGTCCCCAAGACTTCCTCAACCGGCAAGTTGTCGTGACTGGTTGGTTTCGTCGTGGTGCCACTTTATGGGTAGATGTGCAAACGCTTTCTGCCGGTGATCAGCGTTATTTGGGGGGTCATGCCTTTTGGTCTGTACTTAGTGCCGGTTTGGCCACCGTTGCCGGTATTTACCTGATCTCTCGTGGCGGTATCTAG
- a CDS encoding RNA-binding protein, which yields MSIRLYVGNLPKEIERKELQDVFAEMGDAVTTKVITDRKTGKCRGFGFVTVKTDAEADELIEKYNGFMFKENPLKIEKALPRTKGKGDKPEKAAGEEEVSASGETQEPRQTPAPVTKANSNSGGGGEREPRGEREPRGERESRGGRRSNKSRRGGERTSTSTSSGGQSEAVQPDPRWASELEKLKQMLAAQTNP from the coding sequence ATGTCAATTCGTTTGTATGTAGGCAATTTGCCCAAAGAAATTGAGCGCAAAGAACTGCAAGATGTGTTTGCGGAAATGGGAGACGCGGTAACAACCAAAGTCATCACAGATCGCAAAACTGGCAAATGTCGGGGTTTTGGTTTTGTAACGGTTAAAACTGATGCTGAAGCCGACGAGCTAATCGAAAAATATAACGGCTTTATGTTTAAAGAAAACCCGTTAAAAATCGAAAAAGCTCTGCCTCGGACAAAGGGTAAAGGCGACAAACCCGAAAAAGCAGCGGGTGAGGAAGAAGTTTCAGCCTCTGGCGAAACCCAAGAACCTCGTCAAACACCGGCACCTGTCACCAAAGCCAACAGTAACAGCGGTGGCGGTGGGGAACGCGAACCTCGTGGCGAACGCGAGCCTCGTGGCGAACGCGAGTCTCGTGGCGGACGTCGCTCTAACAAGTCTCGTCGTGGCGGTGAACGTACCAGCACCAGCACTAGCTCTGGCGGTCAATCTGAAGCTGTCCAGCCAGATCCACGCTGGGCTTCGGAGTTGGAAAAGCTAAAGCAAATGCTTGCCGCTCAAACCAATCCCTAA